A genomic stretch from Thauera sp. GDN1 includes:
- a CDS encoding transporter substrate-binding domain-containing protein → MNNSDRRRFLLGAGALALLAASPVRAAAAELELQQPGTLRVAVYANFAPFSAAGKGIDVALGRALAERLGLQPQIVEFPADENMNDDLRNMVWRGHYLGHKPGDVMLHVPVDVNFAAANRQVKIFAPYHLETLALARITERVPAPSGSATESFAVFTQERIGVELDTHASDFLLNLMDGALRPNVAHFRTLGEAAAALKKGEIAAVMGTRSELEAALASHPGVALDTLAMPELRLGGWPLGMAVKADSAALADALGKALADLQRSGELARIFEAGGVRHRLP, encoded by the coding sequence ATGAACAACAGTGATCGCCGCCGCTTCCTGCTCGGCGCCGGCGCCCTCGCCCTGCTCGCCGCCAGCCCGGTGCGGGCGGCGGCGGCCGAGCTCGAGTTGCAGCAGCCGGGCACGCTGCGGGTGGCGGTATATGCCAACTTCGCGCCCTTCTCGGCAGCCGGCAAGGGCATCGACGTCGCCCTCGGCCGCGCGCTCGCCGAGCGCCTCGGGCTGCAGCCGCAGATCGTCGAGTTCCCCGCCGACGAGAACATGAACGACGACCTGCGCAACATGGTCTGGCGCGGCCACTACCTCGGCCACAAGCCGGGCGACGTGATGCTGCACGTGCCGGTCGACGTGAATTTCGCCGCCGCCAACCGCCAGGTGAAGATCTTCGCCCCCTATCACCTCGAGACCCTGGCCCTGGCGCGCATTACCGAGCGCGTGCCGGCGCCCTCGGGCTCGGCGACGGAGAGCTTCGCGGTGTTCACGCAGGAGCGCATCGGCGTGGAACTGGACACCCACGCCAGCGACTTCCTGCTCAACCTGATGGACGGCGCGCTGCGGCCCAATGTCGCGCACTTCCGCACCCTGGGCGAGGCTGCGGCGGCACTGAAGAAGGGCGAGATCGCCGCGGTGATGGGCACGCGCAGCGAGCTCGAGGCCGCGCTCGCGTCGCATCCGGGCGTCGCCCTCGACACCCTGGCAATGCCCGAACTGCGCCTCGGCGGCTGGCCGCTGGGCATGGCGGTGAAGGCCGACAGCGCCGCGCTCGCCGACGCCCTCGGCAAGGCGCTCGCCGACCTCCAGCGCTCGGGCGAACTCGCCCGCATCTTCGAGGCCGGCGGCGTCCGCCATCGCCTGCCGTGA
- the pedF gene encoding cytochrome c-550 PedF: MKTRTLTETLFSRLALGTATLGIAAAATFAHAHGDVTPQAVDTSSLKPIGEEWLIANPYRDNADAIRIGDSAFNQNCARCHGLGAVSGGIAPDLRFLERGDEMDEFFIGRVRNGVTRNGAVYMPPFEGMLTQEAMWAIRAWLETVHEQQ, from the coding sequence GTGAAGACAAGAACCTTGACGGAGACACTGTTCAGCCGACTCGCCCTCGGTACCGCCACCCTCGGCATCGCTGCCGCCGCCACCTTCGCGCACGCGCACGGCGACGTCACGCCGCAGGCGGTGGATACCTCCAGCCTGAAGCCGATCGGTGAGGAATGGCTGATCGCCAACCCCTACCGCGACAACGCCGACGCCATCCGCATCGGCGACTCGGCCTTCAACCAGAACTGCGCGCGCTGCCACGGGCTGGGCGCGGTGTCGGGCGGCATCGCCCCCGACCTGCGCTTCCTGGAGCGGGGCGACGAGATGGACGAGTTCTTCATCGGCAGGGTGCGCAACGGCGTGACCCGCAACGGCGCGGTCTACATGCCGCCCTTCGAGGGCATGCTCACCCAGGAGGCGATGTGGGCGATCCGCGCCTGGCTGGAGACGGTCCATGAACAACAGTGA
- a CDS encoding cache domain-containing protein — protein MKHFPKTKILAAVAFTTLASLAVHAGERATPLEARTLFEQAVKYMDANGPERAFAAFNDRKGEFVRKDLYVFVIDDKGVYHASGAAPEALVGLTVLNTTDAAGNPLFREMIDRTRVSPEATVRYMWLNRVTNKVEPKVSYVRKHGSYVLGVGYSAPRASADDARAMLERAVTLARSEGHAAAAARFNDRRGEFVRDDLYVFMVDMDSGRFEAMGMNPALSDTDALGLRDAAGNALVAEMIAKLQSADEATVDYVWRNPVTNVVEHKRSYVRRDGRSLIGVGHYLE, from the coding sequence ATGAAGCATTTCCCGAAGACCAAGATCCTGGCAGCGGTGGCCTTCACCACCCTGGCCAGCCTGGCCGTTCACGCCGGCGAGCGCGCCACGCCGCTGGAGGCGCGCACGCTGTTCGAGCAGGCGGTGAAGTACATGGACGCGAACGGCCCCGAGCGCGCCTTCGCCGCCTTCAACGACCGCAAGGGCGAGTTCGTGCGCAAGGACCTGTACGTGTTCGTGATCGACGACAAGGGCGTCTATCACGCCAGCGGCGCGGCTCCCGAGGCCCTGGTCGGCCTCACCGTGCTCAACACCACCGATGCCGCCGGCAACCCGCTGTTCCGCGAGATGATCGACCGCACCCGCGTCAGCCCGGAGGCGACGGTGCGCTACATGTGGCTGAACCGGGTGACGAACAAGGTCGAGCCCAAGGTGAGCTACGTGCGCAAGCACGGCAGCTACGTGCTCGGCGTGGGCTATTCGGCGCCGCGCGCCAGCGCCGACGATGCGCGTGCGATGCTCGAGCGCGCGGTGACACTGGCGCGCAGCGAGGGCCATGCCGCCGCTGCGGCGCGCTTCAACGATCGGCGCGGCGAGTTCGTCAGGGACGATCTCTATGTGTTCATGGTGGACATGGACAGCGGCCGCTTCGAGGCGATGGGGATGAATCCGGCGCTATCGGACACGGACGCACTCGGCCTGCGCGATGCCGCGGGCAACGCGCTGGTGGCGGAGATGATCGCCAAACTGCAGTCCGCGGACGAGGCGACGGTGGACTACGTCTGGCGCAACCCGGTGACGAACGTGGTCGAGCACAAGCGCTCGTACGTGCGTCGCGACGGGCGTTCGCTGATCGGCGTGGGGCATTACCTGGAATAG